A part of Arachis hypogaea cultivar Tifrunner chromosome 12, arahy.Tifrunner.gnm2.J5K5, whole genome shotgun sequence genomic DNA contains:
- the LOC140173002 gene encoding uncharacterized protein: MNTIARHASSFLRWTSHTLEPLNNGHHQLQQLQQSRGIRVRVINGNVEQALTLLQRKMTASGIERMIKREQRFHIKNSEKRVLAKKNLERRLKSEDLARKLKAIMIKKIR, translated from the coding sequence ATGAACACCATTGCAAGGCATGCATCTAGCTTTCTCAGATGGACAAGCCACACCCTCGAACCGCTGAATAACGGGCATCACCAATTGCAGCAACTTCAGCAGTCCAGAGGCATACGGGTCAGGGTAATAAATGGGAATGTGGAACAGGCACTTACTTTGTTGCAGCGTAAGATGACAGCAAGTGGCATTGAACGGATGATAAAGCGTGAACAGAGATTTCATATCAAGAACTCTGAGAAGCGGGTTTTAGCCAAAAAGAACTTAGAGCGGAGGCTTAAATCTGAGGATCTTGCTAGAAAACTTAAGGCCATTATGATCAAGAAAATCAGGTAA